The proteins below come from a single Athene noctua chromosome 6, bAthNoc1.hap1.1, whole genome shotgun sequence genomic window:
- the ACYP1 gene encoding acylphosphatase-1 — MAEAEGLLSVDYEVSGRVQGVFFRKYTQTEAKRLGLVGWVQNTSHGTVQGQIQGPAARVREMQEWLRKIGSPQSRISQAEFNNEKKIVALEHQDFKILK, encoded by the exons ATGGCGGAGGCCGAGGGCCTGCTCTCCGTGGACTATGAGGTGTCCGGCAGGGTGCAGGGCGTTTTCTTCCGCAAGTACACCCAG ACGGAGGCTAAGAGACTAGGACTCGTTGGTTGGGTCCAAAATACTAGCCACGGCACCGTGCAAGGACAAATTcagggtccagctgccagggTACGGGAGATGCAGGAATGGCTCAGGAAGATAGGAAGTCCCCAGTCCCGCATCAGCCAAGCAGAGTTCAACAATGAGAAGAAGATCGTGGCGCTGGAGCACCAGGacttcaagattttaaaataa
- the ZC2HC1C gene encoding zinc finger C2HC domain-containing protein 1C has protein sequence MALFPPLNSVMAATKLVPSSQLKHQKNNLQHELIHYEEESLKDLYVRKSRSYSYSLSAEKSQYSSGHGGIYSAGLQSKHLTSQTKTLPAKSVARRKEGVDRAYPLKPIFHQNGVSVPVVNTAQLGSSPHMEEAPNSRPSSMSKGKPPAGRSQLATGLSPWTAEPKLSASYLHRRELAYILKLEAEGQTLEEEIRKKETLLREKLRRTKEELRRIQREKELVEAEDRRDREVERTPEQKAARHPEEKSPRVAVRPGDGMFGGAQSAEVTIHKPGTSLHPQELAMGKLKKECLVASNSKVRDYISMECLASCSVLAPKHSPSPSALSDRDSGDHPFTEVQYMQADSAVGQGGLGECSFCGRKFLCTRLEKHMSICSKSQGSKRKVFDSRKARARGTELEQYQQWKSSERPQNKPPRRNNWRQKHEAFIQTLHQAQQVQQHLSTGGKLSDLPPLPPIENAEYVACPYCRRRFAPQAAERHIPKCKTIKNRPPPPLQRRRC, from the exons ATGGCTTTGTTTCCACCGCTGAATTCTGTGATGGCAGCTACTAAGCTCGTTCCCAGTTCCCAGCTGAAACACCAGAAGAACAACCTTCAGCATGAACTCATACATTATGAAGAGGAAAGCTTGAAGGACCTGTACGTCCGAAAGAGCCGAAGCTATTCGTATTCTCTTTCTGCAGAAAAGAGTCAATACAGCTCCGGGCATGGAGGCATCTATTCAGCTGGACTGCAGAGCAAGCATCTCACCAGCCAGACCAAGACTCTACCAGCTAAATCAGTAGCCAGACGGAAAGAAGGAGTGGACCGTGCATATCCCCTGAAACCAATTTTCCACCAGAATGGTGTGAGTGTTCCAGTGGTCAACACAGCACAGCTTGGAAGTTCCCCACACATGGAGGAAGCTCCAAATAGTAGGCCTAGCTCAATGAGCAAAGGGAAGCCTCCAGCAGGGAGGTCTCAGCTAGCCACAGGGCTGTCTCCTTGGACAGCAGAGCCTAAACTGTCAGCCTCATATCTACACAGGAGAGAGCTGGCTTACATCCTAAAGTTAGAGGCAGAGGGACAGACCCTGGAAGAGGAAATTCGAAAGAAAGAGACCCTCCTCAGAGAGAAGCTGAGGAGAACAAAGGAGGAGCTTAGGAGGATTCAAAGAGAGAAGGAGCTTGTTGAGGCAGAGGACAGAAGAGACAGAGAAGTGGAGAGGACCCCTGAGCAAAAGGCTGCAAGACACCCTGAAGAGAAATCTCCCAGAGTTGCAGTCAGGCCAGGTGATGGGATGTTCGGGGGAGCGCAGTCTGCAGAGGTCACTATCCACAAGCCTGGCACCAGCCTCCACCCCCAAGAGCTGGCTATGGGGAAACTCAAGAAGGAGTGTCTGGTGGCCAGCAACAGCAAAGTTCGAGACTACATATCCATGGAGTGTTTAGCCTCTTGTTCAGTGCTGGCTCCAAAACATAGCCCTTCTCCCTCTGCCCTCTCAGACCGAGATTCTGGTGACCACCCATTCACAGAGGTGCAGTACATGCAGGCTGAcagtgctgtggggcagggggggcttgGAGAGTGCAGCTTCTGTGGACGTAAGTTTCTCTGCACCAGGCTCGAGAAGCACATGAGTATCTGCAGCAAGAGCCAAGGCTCCAAGAGGAAAGTGTTTGACTCCAGGAAGGCCAGAGCTAGGGGCACAGAACTGGAACAGTATCAGCAGTGGAAGAGCTCAGAGAGGCCTCAG AATAAACCACCCAGAAGGAACAACTGGAGACAGAAGCATGAGGCTTTCATCCAAACCCTGCACCAGGCCCAGCAGGTGCAGCAGCACCTCTCCACAGGAGGGAAGTTGTCTGACCTGCCCCCCTTGCCTCCCATCGAAAACGCAGAGTATGTTGCCTGCCCCTACTGCAGACGCCGATTTGCTCCCCAAGCAGCTGAGAGACATATTCCCAAATGCAAAACCATCAAGAACAGGCCCCCTCCCCCATTGCAGAGGAGACGCTGCTGA